The Pleuronectes platessa chromosome 22, fPlePla1.1, whole genome shotgun sequence region tgattTGCACCATAACGAcattgaggagctgcaggagaacaacTTCCATGGTCTGATGTCCCTGAGCTCTctgtaagcacacacacagacacacacacacacacacacacacacacacactgctttcaTTATCCGGTGCAATGATCTTATGGTGCCTCTTTAAATACTTTCAAATGGTAACACACTCTCAGATGCGAGTGTTGACAGGTGCaagaacacacactgaggacacacactcagtacacacactgaggacacacactgaggacacaTACTCagtacacacactgaggacacacattgtGTTCACGTGGTCACCGGAAAGTTCGAGTTGTGAAGTTCTTGTTGTGACGTCGACGTGTTTGTGTGGAATGTGCAGAAACACACTGTAAacaacatgtgttgtgtttatgtgtttaacACCTCAGCTCTTTATAATCTTTACACAACGATGAAGATCAAATCAGATGTgacagataataataattaatataattcACAACATTTAAAGTAAGTGAAggttctgtttgtgtctttttgtcgTCACAGTGATTTGTCGTGGAACAGGTTGTCGTCAGTGAAGCCGAACTCGTTCTCTGTTCTACCGGCTCTGACCAAACTGTGAGTCACCACCAACTTctaccaatcaaacatcaacaacatctCTTTATGTAAttaatctctttctttctgcagtGACCTGTCGTCCAATCAGCTGTCCTCCCTGACTCTGATTGGTCTGCAGAGTTTAACTCACCTGCGATTGGCTGGAAACGatcagctgatggagctgatacCTCGAGAGGATCTGCCTCGagtcaggtaaacacacacacgcacacacacacacacacacacacacacacacatacacacattaggTGTATTTGAAAGCATTTAAAGGGACATTCCGCCAAAGAGTAGATGTAATAGTTAATTTATCTGAGTGTGTTTGAACTGTAAAAGGTGTAAaaggtttctctctgtgtgtgtgtgtgtgtgtgtgtgtgtgtgtgtgtgtgtgtgtgtgtgtgtgtgtgtgtgtgtgtgtgtgtgtgtgttcagggtgaTGGAGCTTCCTTACGCCTTCCAGTGCTGTGCCTTCACCtcctgtgagagagaggaggcggtGGACTTAAGAGACAGCTCCGTCCTCTCCAGTCAAGGTgaacacaacaaaaataacacacaacaacacacacagacaccctcCATGATGAAGTGTTaccaaggtttgtgtgtgtctctgcagccgaTCAGGACTGGGAAGATTTTCTCATCGAGTCTGACGAAGAATCAAAACCTCAGCACTTGGTCCAATGCAGCCCTGCACCAggtaacacatacacacacacacacacacacacacacacactctgatgtgtttgcttttaattagctgttgatgattgacagctgagactgactcctgattggttgaagtGTGATTGACATGTGGTGTAAACTCCCTCAGGTCCGTTCCGTCCCTGCCTCCATCTGCTCGGCAGCTGGTTGATCCGTGGGGGGGTGTGGCTCATCGCGGCACTCTCATTGGTCAGCAACAGCCTCGTCGTGCTGTCCATCTTCTTCTCGACCGCCACGTTGGTCACGCCCCCCAAGCTGCTGATTGGCCTCTTGGCCCTGGTGAACGGCCTGATGGGAGTGTGGGGCGGCTGGTTGGCCGCGGTGGACACGTGGACGTTCGGGAGCTTCTGGAGGTATGAGACCGAGTCAGAGACGCTGGGGGTCAAAGGGCGATGCTattgatgctaagctaacactAAATAATGCTAATGTGATGTGAAACTAGTTAAAACTCACTTTCAGACCAAGGTGCaagacatttcaaaataaaagtcccaTAGCTGAAAAGAGAAAGTTCTTGGGCTtcatgtatttgtgtatttgtgtgtgtgtgtgtgtgtttcaggtatgGAGCCAAGTGGGAGAGCAGCTTCCTGTGTCGACTCAGcggcttcctgtgtgtgtttgcttcacaGACGAGTCTCTTCCTGCTCACGGTCGCAGCTCTGGAGCGTTGTGTGGCCGCCGGCGCACGAAGACACAAAACCGATGACGGCAGCGGTGAGTGGCGTTGTCGGTTGTGACCCTCAATATACATGTGTAACGATTGTGGAGCTGGAGTCTGATTAAAGTTTTataattgatttgatttgtaaacttccgtctcctctgctcaggtCGCTCCTCGTCTCCGTTCTCCGTGCGTCTCTCCGTCttcctgtgtttcctgttggGCTTGGCCGTCACGCTgccccccctggtggccggaCACAGTAGCACCTCCCTCTGTTTGCCGctgcctttctcctcctcctcctcctcctcctcctcctcctcctcctccctggccCTGTCCGTCTCCCTGGTGCTCCTCGACTCGTTGTGTTTCCTCGTCATGACGCTCGCCTACACTCACCTCTACTGCCGGGCCAACAAAGCTCCGCCCACCTCGGAGGAAGAGGCGGCGCTGACCCGGCACGTGGCCTGGCTGCTCTTCTCCGACTGCCTCCTCTACCTCCCTGTggccttcctctccttctcctcgctGCTGCACCTCCCCGCCGCGGGGCCCGACGTGGTGAAGGGCGTTCTGCTGCTGGTGGCGCCGCTGCCGGCCGGCGTCAACCCGCTGCTCTACCTCCTGTTCAACCCCATCGCCAGGGAGGAGCTCGCAGCGCTGGCCAAACGCATCTGCAGAGCAAGGCAtcatcgaggaggaggaggaggaggaggaggaggaggaggaaggtcgACGACTGTAACAATGGATTCAACGTACGACGAGGACGCAGAGAAACAGTCATGTGACTCGACTCAGGCGCTGGTGGCGCTCGGAGGCAcgaaggaggacgaggagggggagagagggaggatgaagagcgAGACACAACGTTCTGTGGCGTTTGTTGTTCAACGTCActagactctcacacacacacagacacaaacacacacacacagacacacacacacacactgactgtggCAGCACATGTAGCAGGACGAACTAAGATGATCAAAAACTAAAAGAGCTTCATTATCTTCTGCTCATCTCTGATTGGCCAGTTCTGGATCCCATGggagaagacacacacatacacacacaaacacacgcacaaacacacacacacacacacacacacacacacacacacacaccctgacttTACAGCATTGTGTCACCAAACATTCACCAAATGTTTAAGCAAATGCTGTTTacaacgtgtgtgtctgtgtgtgtgtgtgtctgtgtgtgtgtgtgtctgtgtgtgtgcagctgagatgtttttgcgagtgtgtgtcagagctgcAGCGTCGGTGCGACTTCTGACACGGAGCTGAAACTGAAAACAGGAACGTGAAGCTCATGTTCAGAAAAAACAACGGATCCTTTTCAAAttatcacttttatttattttgtcaacGAATGAAGTAAAAAACATCTTCAGAGTTTTTAAAAACAGccgaaatgaaatgaaactaaAAATGATATGATGTAGGGATCAAACATTTGGTTTCATCCGGTTTTGACGTGTCGATGATTCATATTGTAAATCACTGAGACAATCTGAGGCTGTGTCTCATGTTGACGTGTTTGTACGAACAGTCCGATGACGAAGGTTCTCAACCTCTTCTTCAAATGTGCTGTTTTCATTAATAACTGTAAAAATGAGTCTAAAGATTTCACTGAACTTCCTGAAGTTGTTGCATGAACGTTGTCATCGTCCACATTCCGTCAAAGTGTCGACTCGATGTGAGGAAACGTGCGTTGacctgaagcagctctcagagaCGTCTCATGTTTTGAAAAAAGAAACTTGtgaatttatatttgtataaacaCATAAACTATGTTTTAATTTGTGACGTTTAAATTCAAATTGTTGACATGCAAATCGAGGGGCGGAGTTTCTGCAGCAACAGGAAAGAACaaaaaatgtttgaatgtgtgcgACAGTTTAACTTTCGCACTTTTTGTGATCGGCactttaaatcaaaaacaacaacacaagctttggttgaaatgttctgttgtaaattctgttgtaGTCGTTTGTAAAGACTTGATGTAACTGCACCGAGCTGTCGTCTGTTTGTGTAGATTTCATCATTTatctgatctcagttcagcttcactcttcagctggttGTGTTGTCTCTAAGTTCAGCAGTGAAGAGAAGAGGACCAGGGATGGAGCCTTGAGGGACACCTTTCTTCTCTGAACCACTAGAACTCCTCAGATGTTTCAGGTACGTGAGTCAGTGACTGTTTCTCTCTCAGGACTCAGTGAATTCCAGCCGCTGgtttaaaggttaaaggttaaaTCCTGTTTCTTTACAGTCGTGAGGTTGAAGACGAACCAACATCTGTCTCCAGATGTGGAGCGAGAAGTGTTAACttgtgttttacattattatcttttcttttgtgaTCAGTCAGCAAACAACGTTCACGTGAATATTGAAATCAGATGACGACCGAACGTGAACATCAACATTCTTATTATCTGTTTATCTTTTCTCAGTccaaacaaactttattaaaaaataatcatcaCTTTCGAAAACAGACACAAAGCTGAAGAAACAACCTCGTCTGATAGTTTGAGTTatgattcatcatcatcatccaactcctcctcctcctcctcctcctcctcctcctcctcctcctcctcctcctcatcatcatcagtctgAATCCACAAACTGCTCTGACTCATCGGGACTAAAAGGTTTGAACTTGATCGATTTCACACTGAGTTAAACTCGTCGTTCTGCATCATCTCACTGAAACACGTCTGGAACCTTTACTTTGAcacgtcagacacacaaacccggAGCTGTGAAGGATCATCATTTGACAAAGTTAACACAATGGCTGTTGTTGTGGAACCTTTCACACGTAGCATCACGTTTCCACCTGTTCACAGTGACTcaggtgtctcacttcctgttccggTTTGAGGACTTCCTGTTCCTTCAACCATGAGTCACCGAGGAGCAAACGTTCACTCATCATCGCTCTGTTGATATTTATTCTCTGAACGCTGCTTTATTCTTTCTATAAAAAATTGTTCGTTCAACTTTTTTGTATCTTTGGCCCAAAAGAACAAAACCAAGTCGATGTGAGTCACTCTGAGTTCATCCTAAAACAATCGCACAATTACCCAGAAGACACCGGGACGGCCTCTGACTCACTAATGTGGTGGTAAAGTTATTGAACATTAATAAACCTCTTGAAGCTTCTTCAACAAGAGGAATTTCATGTTTCAGCtaaaatcacagaaacaaaaaaaacagaatattCTCTTTTACTCTTTTACAAAACCTCAGAAATTAAAGTAAATGATTATGAGATTAAAATATTCATGGATTAAAAgttctttgttttgatttgtagaaacattttctgctgttggaattattataattattttatcgGCTGCCATAAGGTTGCTTAATACTGTTGTCTTGGTATTAATCTGTCTCTATATATTATTATGGTTATATTTGATGTATATGTTCATGTTTAACActatatttcttctttttgatcAATATGTACTTTTAGTCCGCTTTAAATATTCTTTAGTTTTTACAATTTTAAGAAAAGTGATAtatgaataaagttttttttattattttccgtGATGTGTTTTGAAGATAAAGGGGAGGAGCTTGTTTGTCAGACTTGTGGATCAGATTGAATTTCTTATATTTGGCTGCGACACGTTTCTActcaaagtgaatgagacacACTGAGCTTGTGTctctgctgccacctgctggcacGGACCTGGAAATACATCACAGTGAGAACAAAGAGGCAAAAGGACGAtttatgaaaacataaatatatggtaaatggctttgtatttatatagcgcttttctagtctgatgACTCAAaacgctttacagtacagtttttacattcaccctttcacacacacatacagtgcatctatcccagcactttgttattctatggggggcgatTCAGGgtccagcatcttgcccaaggacacttcggcatgcagatgggtcagactggggatcgaaccgccgaccttcaggttggaggacgacca contains the following coding sequences:
- the LOC128428652 gene encoding leucine-rich repeat-containing G-protein coupled receptor 5, with amino-acid sequence MPGTVALISVFALLSAGLRSSVLGVGMLGSVAAEESSTARVSSTAVAGAWSSGDGDRAAGRAGCPGRCRCEVDGLLHRVDCSDLGLREIPSNLSVFTSFLDLSMNNLTVLTSGGLSNLHFLEELRLAGNDLASIPRGAFSGLFNLKVLMLQNNQLTSVPAEAFNNLHSLQSLRLDANHISLVPAGCFTGLRSLRHLWLDDNSLSEVPAAALSELPALQAMTLALNLISHVPDHAFSQLGRLVVLHLNNNRIVSMGTDCFHGLHSLETLDLNYNSLVEFPSAVRSLGHLKELGFHSNNIQSIPEHAFTGNPSLITIFFYDNPIQSVGSSAFQNLPELRTLSLNGAADLTEFPDLTGTKSLESLTITGARIISLPSSVCEQLPNLQLLDLSYNHLRSLPSFSACENIQKIDLHHNDIEELQENNFHGLMSLSSLDLSWNRLSSVKPNSFSVLPALTKLDLSSNQLSSLTLIGLQSLTHLRLAGNDQLMELIPREDLPRVRVMELPYAFQCCAFTSCEREEAVDLRDSSVLSSQADQDWEDFLIESDEESKPQHLVQCSPAPGPFRPCLHLLGSWLIRGGVWLIAALSLVSNSLVVLSIFFSTATLVTPPKLLIGLLALVNGLMGVWGGWLAAVDTWTFGSFWRYGAKWESSFLCRLSGFLCVFASQTSLFLLTVAALERCVAAGARRHKTDDGSGRSSSPFSVRLSVFLCFLLGLAVTLPPLVAGHSSTSLCLPLPFSSSSSSSSSSSSSLALSVSLVLLDSLCFLVMTLAYTHLYCRANKAPPTSEEEAALTRHVAWLLFSDCLLYLPVAFLSFSSLLHLPAAGPDVVKGVLLLVAPLPAGVNPLLYLLFNPIAREELAALAKRICRARHHRGGGGGGGGGGGRSTTVTMDSTYDEDAEKQSCDSTQALVALGGTKEDEEGERGRMKSETQRSVAFVVQRH